In one Pleomorphomonas sp. T1.2MG-36 genomic region, the following are encoded:
- a CDS encoding DsbA family protein, with protein sequence MFAHFRKVLSVTLVAATLLPCAAYAEEFTDGQKAAIGDVVKSYLLEHPEVITEALQALDARNKVAEEQGRMDAIQANKEAIFSSPYQSILGDPNAKIALVEFFDYNCGYCKKALADTRAVLDKEKDVKIILKEFPILSEGSVEAAKVAAAVNILDPKAYEAFHFELMGIRGQADGDRALAAAVKAGLDEAKVKETAGTQAVAEAINHSYDLARKLGINGTPAYIIGDEMVYGAVGFADLNRRIEAMRACGKTAC encoded by the coding sequence ATGTTTGCCCATTTCCGGAAAGTACTGTCGGTCACGCTGGTCGCCGCGACTCTCCTCCCCTGCGCCGCCTACGCGGAAGAGTTCACCGACGGCCAGAAGGCAGCGATCGGCGACGTGGTGAAGTCGTATCTTCTCGAACACCCCGAAGTGATCACCGAGGCATTGCAGGCGCTCGACGCGCGCAACAAGGTGGCGGAGGAGCAGGGACGGATGGACGCCATCCAGGCGAACAAGGAGGCTATCTTCTCTTCGCCTTACCAGTCGATCCTCGGCGACCCCAATGCCAAGATCGCCCTCGTCGAGTTCTTCGACTACAACTGCGGCTACTGCAAGAAAGCCCTCGCCGATACCCGTGCCGTTCTCGACAAGGAGAAGGACGTCAAGATCATCCTCAAGGAGTTTCCCATCCTGAGCGAGGGGTCGGTCGAGGCGGCCAAGGTTGCGGCGGCCGTCAACATCCTCGATCCCAAGGCCTACGAGGCCTTCCATTTCGAGCTGATGGGCATCCGGGGACAGGCCGACGGCGATCGTGCGCTGGCAGCGGCGGTCAAGGCGGGCCTCGACGAGGCGAAGGTGAAGGAGACGGCCGGTACCCAGGCGGTGGCCGAAGCGATCAATCACTCCTACGATCTCGCCCGCAAGCTCGGCATCAACGGAACCCCCGCCTACATCATCGGTGACGAGATGGTCTATGGCGCCGTTGGCTTCGCCGATTTGAACCGCAGGATCGAGGCAATGCGCGCCTGCGGCAAGACTGCCTGTTGA
- the aroQ gene encoding type II 3-dehydroquinate dehydratase: MPIEAFILNGPNLNLLGTREPGIYGSLTLADIEANCREKAAALGFSAVEFRQSNHEGVLVDWIQEAGRRGAGVVMNPGAYTHTSIALHDAIKGASVPLIEVHISNVHARESFRHRSFVSPVAAGVIVGLGPLGYTLALEALAGLLKG; the protein is encoded by the coding sequence TTGCCCATTGAAGCGTTCATCCTCAACGGACCGAACCTCAATCTTCTCGGAACTCGGGAACCGGGCATCTACGGATCGCTGACCCTTGCCGACATCGAGGCGAACTGCCGCGAGAAGGCTGCCGCGCTGGGGTTTTCGGCCGTCGAGTTTCGTCAGTCCAACCATGAGGGCGTACTCGTCGACTGGATCCAGGAGGCTGGACGGCGTGGTGCCGGCGTGGTGATGAACCCCGGCGCCTACACCCACACGTCGATCGCCCTCCACGACGCGATCAAGGGAGCTAGCGTTCCCCTGATCGAGGTTCACATTTCCAACGTCCATGCCCGCGAGAGTTTTCGGCATCGGTCCTTCGTGTCGCCCGTGGCGGCCGGAGTGATCGTAGGCCTCGGCCCCCTCGGCTACACACTCGCGCTCGAAGCCCTCGCCGGTCTCCTGAAAGGGTGA
- the accB gene encoding acetyl-CoA carboxylase biotin carboxyl carrier protein has product MPQTFDYELIRQLANILDETNLTEIEVEQEKLKIRVARTAAPVTITQGGWAAPGPMPAMAAPVAAVAAVDVAKAADPAANPGAVPSPMVGTAYVAPEPGARSFVEVGDVVKEGQTVMIIEAMKHLNHIPAPRAGRVTAVFVENGQPVEFGEPLLIIE; this is encoded by the coding sequence ATGCCCCAGACCTTTGACTACGAACTGATCCGCCAGCTTGCCAACATCCTCGACGAGACCAACCTCACCGAGATCGAGGTGGAGCAGGAGAAGCTGAAGATCCGCGTGGCTCGAACGGCGGCGCCGGTCACCATCACCCAGGGCGGCTGGGCCGCGCCGGGTCCGATGCCGGCAATGGCGGCACCGGTTGCCGCCGTCGCGGCCGTCGACGTTGCGAAGGCGGCCGACCCCGCTGCCAACCCCGGCGCAGTGCCCTCCCCGATGGTTGGGACCGCCTACGTGGCGCCCGAACCGGGCGCCCGCTCGTTCGTCGAAGTCGGCGACGTGGTGAAGGAAGGCCAGACGGTGATGATCATCGAGGCCATGAAGCACCTCAACCACATTCCGGCACCGCGCGCCGGCCGCGTCACCGCCGTTTTCGTCGAGAACGGCCAGCCGGTCGAGTTCGGCGAACCGCTGCTGATCATCGAGTGA
- the accC gene encoding acetyl-CoA carboxylase biotin carboxylase subunit: MFEKILIANRGEIALRVLRACKELGIGTVAVHSTADANAMHVRLADESVCIGPAPVRDSYLNIPNIVAACEITGAEAVHPGYGFLSENARFADILAAHNIAFIGPSADHIRIMGDKIEAKATAKRLGIPVVPGSDGAVESEEDALRVAAEIGYPVLVKASAGGGGRGMRVAMTEAELPSAMSAAKTEAKNAFGDDAVYIEKYLLKPRHIELQVLGDGQGNAVHLGERDCSLQRRHQKVMEEARSPALNDDERARIGNIVANAMSELNYSGAGTIEFLYENGEFYFIEMNTRLQVEHPVTEMITGIDLVNEQIKVASGQALSFRQSDVHFNGHAIECRINAENAATFAPSPGKITYWHPPGGLGVRVDSGVYQGYTIPPYYDSMIGKLIVHGRNRVECLMRLRRCLDEFVVDGIDSTIPLFNNMLKNADIIDGAYDIHWLEKWLATKPFEA, from the coding sequence ATGTTCGAAAAGATCCTCATCGCCAATCGCGGCGAAATCGCCCTTCGGGTGCTGCGCGCCTGCAAGGAGCTTGGCATCGGTACCGTCGCCGTCCATTCGACGGCCGACGCCAACGCCATGCACGTCCGTCTCGCGGACGAGAGCGTGTGCATCGGCCCGGCGCCGGTGCGCGACAGCTACCTCAACATTCCCAATATCGTCGCCGCCTGCGAGATCACCGGTGCCGAGGCGGTTCATCCCGGTTACGGCTTCCTCAGCGAAAACGCTCGCTTTGCCGATATCCTGGCAGCCCACAACATTGCCTTCATCGGGCCGTCGGCCGACCATATCCGCATCATGGGCGACAAGATCGAGGCCAAGGCAACCGCCAAGCGCCTCGGTATCCCCGTGGTGCCGGGTTCGGATGGCGCCGTCGAATCCGAGGAAGACGCCCTGCGGGTTGCCGCCGAGATCGGCTATCCGGTTTTGGTGAAGGCGTCGGCCGGTGGCGGTGGCCGCGGCATGCGCGTCGCCATGACCGAAGCGGAACTGCCCTCGGCCATGTCGGCCGCCAAGACCGAAGCCAAAAATGCCTTCGGCGACGACGCGGTCTACATCGAGAAGTATCTCCTGAAACCGCGCCACATCGAGTTGCAGGTGCTGGGCGACGGCCAGGGCAATGCCGTGCATCTCGGCGAACGCGACTGTTCGCTGCAGCGCCGCCACCAGAAGGTCATGGAAGAGGCCCGCTCGCCGGCCCTCAACGACGACGAGCGGGCCAGGATCGGCAACATCGTCGCCAACGCGATGTCCGAGCTCAACTATTCCGGCGCCGGCACTATCGAGTTCCTTTACGAGAACGGCGAGTTCTACTTCATCGAGATGAACACCCGCCTGCAGGTGGAACACCCGGTGACGGAGATGATCACTGGCATCGATCTTGTCAACGAGCAGATCAAGGTGGCCTCGGGTCAGGCATTGAGCTTCCGCCAGTCGGACGTCCACTTCAACGGCCATGCCATCGAATGCCGCATCAATGCCGAGAACGCCGCAACCTTCGCGCCGTCGCCCGGCAAGATCACTTATTGGCATCCGCCGGGCGGATTGGGGGTCCGTGTCGACAGCGGCGTCTATCAGGGCTACACGATCCCGCCCTACTACGACAGCATGATCGGCAAGCTGATCGTTCATGGTCGCAACCGCGTCGAGTGCCTGATGCGCCTGCGCCGCTGCCTCGACGAGTTCGTGGTCGACGGCATCGACTCGACGATCCCGCTCTTCAACAACATGCTGAAGAACGCCGACATCATCGACGGCGCCTATGACATCCACTGGCTGGAGAAGTGGCTCGCCACCAAGCCGTTCGAGGCTTGA
- the pncB gene encoding nicotinate phosphoribosyltransferase, which yields MSTTDIAKRVHDHNWRLDPIIRSLLDTDIYKFLMQQLIWKRYRDVDVTFSLINRASSIRLADDIDEGELRAQLDYARSLRLGKKEWIWLAGNTFYGKRQIFAPEYLEFLRDFQLPPYKLSKGDGQYHLEFHGPWTHTTMWEIPALAIINELRSRSVMKTMRRFELDVLYARAKAKLWSKVERLRTFPDIKIADFGSRRRHSHLWQDWCVNALKEGLGPAFIGTSNVLLAMKSDLEAIGTNAHELPMAMAALANTEDEMRQAPYRVLRDWQELYDGNLLVVLPDAFGTSSFLRDAPDWVADWKGFRPDSADPVEGGEEIIAWWKAKGQDPRDKLIVFSDGLDVEEIERVYTHFRGRVHMSFGWGTNLTNDFQDCAPQPTDDFDAISLVCKVTQVNGRPAVKLSDNPEKATGDPAEIARYLRVFGEAGRIKRPVLV from the coding sequence ATGAGCACCACCGATATTGCCAAGCGGGTTCACGACCACAACTGGAGGCTCGACCCGATCATTCGAAGCCTGCTCGACACGGACATATACAAGTTCCTGATGCAGCAGCTGATCTGGAAGCGCTACCGTGACGTCGATGTCACCTTCTCTCTGATCAATCGCGCCAGCAGCATCCGCCTCGCCGACGATATCGACGAGGGCGAACTCAGGGCTCAGCTCGACTATGCCCGCTCGCTGCGCCTTGGCAAGAAGGAATGGATCTGGCTGGCGGGTAACACCTTCTATGGCAAGCGCCAGATCTTCGCGCCCGAGTATCTCGAGTTCCTGCGCGATTTTCAGCTTCCGCCCTACAAGCTCAGCAAGGGCGACGGCCAGTATCATCTGGAGTTTCACGGGCCCTGGACCCACACCACCATGTGGGAGATTCCCGCGTTGGCCATCATCAACGAGCTGCGGTCGCGCTCGGTGATGAAGACCATGCGCCGTTTCGAACTCGACGTTCTCTATGCGCGGGCCAAGGCCAAGCTGTGGAGCAAGGTGGAGCGTCTGCGCACCTTTCCCGATATCAAGATCGCCGACTTCGGCAGCCGTCGCCGCCATTCGCATCTCTGGCAGGACTGGTGCGTCAACGCGTTGAAGGAAGGCCTCGGACCGGCCTTCATCGGCACGTCGAACGTGCTGCTGGCGATGAAGAGCGACCTTGAGGCCATCGGCACGAACGCCCATGAGCTGCCGATGGCCATGGCCGCGCTCGCCAATACCGAAGACGAGATGCGTCAGGCGCCCTATCGGGTGCTGCGCGACTGGCAGGAGCTCTACGACGGCAACCTTCTGGTCGTCTTGCCGGACGCCTTCGGCACCTCCTCCTTCCTGCGCGACGCGCCAGATTGGGTGGCCGACTGGAAGGGCTTCCGACCCGACAGTGCCGATCCAGTCGAGGGCGGCGAAGAGATCATCGCTTGGTGGAAGGCAAAAGGGCAGGACCCCCGCGACAAGCTGATCGTCTTCTCAGACGGCCTTGACGTCGAGGAGATAGAGCGCGTCTACACGCATTTCCGCGGTCGCGTTCACATGAGTTTCGGCTGGGGCACCAACCTCACCAACGACTTTCAGGATTGCGCGCCGCAACCCACCGACGACTTCGACGCGATCTCGCTCGTCTGCAAGGTGACGCAGGTCAATGGCCGGCCGGCGGTGAAGCTCTCCGACAATCCGGAAAAGGCGACCGGTGACCCGGCCGAGATCGCCCGCTATTTGCGCGTCTTCGGCGAGGCGGGGCGCATCAAGCGGCCGGTACTGGTGTAG
- a CDS encoding TerC family protein, giving the protein MLDLVFNASAWASLLTLTVMEIVLGIDNLVFISVLTSRLPTEAARKARALGLSMALVFRILLLITLSWLIGLTAPVFTLFDHGFSWRDLILLAGGLFLLYKATHEIHAGIEGEEDESGNVVHAAFGATVAQIIAIDIVFSIDSIITAIGMAEHVPVMILAVVIAMIIMFLASEPISNFIHRHPTTKMLALSFLLLIGVSLIADGVGFHVPRAYIYFAMAFSAGVEAINILAGRKRRGAKARA; this is encoded by the coding sequence ATGCTTGATCTCGTTTTCAATGCCAGCGCCTGGGCCAGCCTCCTGACTCTCACGGTCATGGAGATCGTCCTCGGGATCGACAACCTCGTCTTCATTTCCGTATTGACCAGTCGGCTTCCGACCGAGGCGGCGCGAAAGGCGAGGGCGCTCGGCCTGTCGATGGCGTTGGTCTTCCGCATCCTTCTCCTCATCACGCTGTCCTGGCTGATCGGTCTGACGGCGCCGGTGTTCACCCTGTTCGATCATGGCTTCTCCTGGCGAGATCTGATCTTGCTCGCCGGCGGCCTGTTCCTTCTCTACAAGGCGACGCACGAGATCCACGCCGGCATCGAGGGCGAGGAGGACGAAAGCGGCAACGTCGTGCATGCGGCCTTCGGCGCCACCGTGGCCCAGATCATCGCCATCGATATCGTCTTCTCGATCGACAGCATCATCACGGCGATCGGCATGGCCGAGCATGTGCCGGTGATGATTCTCGCCGTCGTCATCGCGATGATCATCATGTTCTTGGCGTCCGAGCCGATCTCGAACTTCATTCACAGGCATCCCACCACCAAGATGCTGGCGCTGTCCTTCCTTCTTTTGATCGGCGTATCGCTGATTGCTGACGGCGTCGGCTTCCATGTGCCGCGAGCCTACATCTACTTCGCGATGGCCTTCTCGGCCGGCGTCGAGGCGATCAACATTCTGGCCGGTCGCAAGCGCCGCGGGGCAAAGGCCCGAGCCTGA
- a CDS encoding CDP-alcohol phosphatidyltransferase family protein gives MTELTLVGRHQNALIALAVHAFTASGIVLAMLAAFAAYNLDWPTFFMWLGLALVVDGIDGPIARKVSVESRLPTFSGAALDFVVDYVTYAFLPALAVATAGFTSIPIALALAGIIVFTSAMYYGDTRMKMKNNAFRGFPVVWNGVVFLYFVFDLNQYAVIGITLALSILTFAPIAFVHPVRVEKWRPLTLAMTVVWFLFAAAALAWELNPPLGVEIGLALSSAYLTFVAAVQQVIEKFFGAGKA, from the coding sequence ATGACGGAACTGACGCTTGTGGGCAGACATCAGAATGCGTTGATAGCCCTTGCCGTTCATGCCTTTACGGCGAGCGGCATCGTTCTGGCCATGCTGGCGGCCTTCGCCGCCTACAATCTCGATTGGCCGACCTTCTTCATGTGGCTGGGACTGGCGCTGGTTGTCGATGGCATCGACGGCCCGATCGCCCGCAAGGTATCGGTGGAAAGTCGTCTGCCGACCTTCTCTGGCGCCGCCTTGGATTTCGTGGTCGACTATGTGACTTACGCATTTCTGCCGGCACTTGCCGTTGCAACGGCCGGCTTCACCTCGATTCCCATCGCCCTGGCGCTGGCCGGCATCATCGTCTTCACTTCGGCGATGTATTACGGCGATACGCGCATGAAGATGAAAAACAATGCCTTCCGGGGGTTCCCCGTTGTCTGGAACGGCGTCGTATTTCTCTATTTCGTCTTTGACCTCAATCAGTACGCCGTCATCGGCATTACCCTTGCCCTGTCGATCCTGACCTTTGCCCCGATTGCCTTCGTGCATCCCGTACGTGTCGAGAAGTGGCGGCCTCTGACGCTGGCTATGACGGTCGTCTGGTTCCTGTTTGCGGCGGCAGCGCTCGCTTGGGAACTAAATCCGCCTCTCGGCGTTGAGATCGGCCTGGCACTTTCCTCGGCGTATCTGACGTTCGTCGCGGCCGTGCAGCAAGTTATTGAAAAGTTCTTTGGTGCCGGAAAAGCCTGA
- a CDS encoding DUF2182 domain-containing protein: MNRFAAALGNHPRRLTAVVVVLMAAAGWLWLIASVVSVGLAEALMPAMEDYLSARGIALGLAMWVAMIFAMMLPTAAPTFKAYADTVGGGALALIAGYTTVWLAASLVAVAVQTWLVHLGALAPHMAPAGVALSASILIAAGIYQFTPLKWACLYRCRNPRVADVEAGACAAYRIGVEEGLACLGCCWAMMAVMFATGLMNLAAMALLGALMGLEKLVNGVGLTYFLGVLFILAGVILASGLVIG; encoded by the coding sequence ATGAACCGCTTCGCCGCTGCGCTCGGCAATCATCCACGCCGCCTCACGGCCGTGGTCGTTGTTCTCATGGCCGCCGCCGGCTGGCTGTGGCTGATTGCCTCCGTCGTGAGTGTTGGCTTGGCCGAGGCTCTGATGCCGGCAATGGAGGACTACCTCAGCGCCCGCGGCATCGCGTTGGGGCTCGCCATGTGGGTGGCCATGATCTTTGCCATGATGCTGCCGACGGCCGCGCCGACCTTCAAGGCCTATGCCGACACGGTCGGCGGGGGCGCTCTGGCTCTGATTGCCGGCTATACCACCGTGTGGCTGGCAGCCTCTCTGGTGGCAGTGGCCGTTCAGACCTGGCTCGTCCACCTAGGCGCCCTCGCGCCTCACATGGCGCCGGCTGGTGTCGCGCTCTCGGCGTCCATTCTGATTGCCGCAGGCATCTATCAGTTCACGCCTTTGAAGTGGGCCTGCCTTTATCGTTGCCGCAACCCACGCGTTGCCGATGTGGAGGCAGGGGCGTGCGCCGCTTACCGGATCGGGGTCGAGGAAGGGCTGGCCTGTCTCGGCTGTTGCTGGGCCATGATGGCGGTCATGTTCGCCACAGGACTCATGAACTTGGCCGCCATGGCTCTGCTGGGTGCCCTGATGGGGCTGGAAAAGTTGGTCAACGGTGTCGGACTGACGTATTTCCTCGGGGTTTTGTTCATTCTTGCCGGTGTCATCTTGGCGAGCGGCCTCGTCATCGGGTAG
- a CDS encoding OmpA family protein: MPDAGAAGTPPPPAAPGDQPPAPPESAEKQAPPPALIEKLGNPGAAATEAIDQSVGQKAGNIRDIQRERRVISNEDGVRVTVEPGGRVIVQSGEQAVIRHDDRGRFDRDDRDYRERRTRDGGREVIVTTRRGGEVRTIYDANGMMIQRERLDSDGRAYVLFDNRGFGPGPVDEPDWQPVVRLPPPPMYDLPRERYRVEMRSAPPRYVEEALTAPPLVEVQPRYTLDQVIYSPDLRDRVRSVDLDSITFSSGAWAVEGNQVPSIEAVARGIDAALRRNPNEVFLVEGYTDAVGSVVDNLSLSDRRAEAVANVLTDHYGIPPENLVTQGYGESYLKVQTEAAERANRRVTVRRITPLLATTSGQR, from the coding sequence GTGCCGGATGCCGGCGCTGCTGGAACACCGCCGCCGCCTGCCGCTCCCGGCGATCAGCCGCCGGCACCTCCCGAGAGCGCTGAAAAACAGGCTCCCCCTCCGGCTCTTATCGAGAAGCTTGGCAATCCTGGTGCCGCCGCCACCGAGGCCATCGACCAGAGTGTCGGTCAGAAGGCCGGCAATATTCGCGACATCCAGCGCGAACGCCGGGTGATCAGCAACGAAGACGGCGTCCGCGTGACTGTGGAGCCGGGTGGTCGCGTCATCGTACAGAGTGGCGAGCAGGCGGTGATCCGCCATGACGACCGGGGCCGTTTCGACCGAGACGACCGCGATTATCGCGAGCGGCGGACCCGCGACGGCGGCCGGGAGGTCATCGTGACCACGCGGCGCGGCGGTGAAGTCCGGACCATCTACGATGCCAACGGCATGATGATCCAGCGCGAACGCCTGGACAGCGATGGCCGCGCCTACGTTCTGTTCGACAATCGAGGATTCGGCCCCGGGCCCGTCGATGAGCCCGACTGGCAGCCGGTGGTTCGTCTGCCGCCGCCGCCCATGTACGATCTGCCGCGCGAACGCTACCGCGTGGAGATGCGTTCGGCGCCGCCGCGCTATGTGGAAGAGGCCTTGACCGCCCCGCCACTTGTCGAAGTGCAGCCGCGGTATACGCTTGACCAGGTGATCTACAGCCCCGACCTGCGAGACAGGGTCAGGTCGGTCGATCTCGACTCCATCACCTTCTCCAGCGGCGCCTGGGCGGTCGAGGGCAATCAGGTCCCGAGCATCGAAGCGGTTGCCCGCGGTATCGATGCGGCGCTGCGCCGCAACCCCAACGAGGTGTTCCTCGTCGAGGGCTATACCGACGCGGTCGGCTCGGTGGTCGACAATCTGTCGCTGTCCGATCGGCGTGCCGAGGCCGTGGCCAACGTGCTGACCGACCACTACGGCATCCCGCCGGAGAACCTCGTCACGCAAGGCTACGGCGAAAGCTATCTGAAGGTGCAGACAGAGGCTGCGGAGCGCGCCAACCGTCGCGTTACCGTACGGCGTATCACGCCGCTGCTCGCGACGACGAGCGGTCAGCGGTAA
- a CDS encoding lysophospholipid acyltransferase family protein has translation MDFRQTRTQAGFWLEYAGLRAVVGLLGLLGVDRASSFMGFLWRRFARFNPRHARADQHLALAMPELTPDERTAILLDMWENLGRTFAEGLLLPEIVDSPGRIVMGESLAEEIRTIGAGGAVLCSLHQGNWELLAVGSIGLGKPVAGVYRPLKNPLSEAYFRSRREKAYPGGLVAAGTSSVLHLRSLARGGVAIAMMADLPDGTGIVAPFFGHSALLSKLPVTLARRLGLPLVVAHCQRTDGAHFRIDGERIELPHTEDADADVEQATLALHAVFETWIRNAPGQWMWATRKWPKLEFRTPSAE, from the coding sequence TTGGATTTTCGACAGACCAGAACGCAAGCCGGATTTTGGCTCGAGTATGCCGGGCTGCGCGCCGTCGTGGGCCTGCTTGGCTTGCTCGGGGTCGATCGCGCCTCGTCTTTCATGGGGTTTCTTTGGCGGCGGTTTGCCCGTTTCAATCCACGTCATGCGCGGGCGGACCAGCATCTTGCCCTTGCCATGCCCGAGCTGACGCCGGACGAGCGGACGGCCATCCTGCTGGACATGTGGGAAAATCTCGGCCGGACCTTCGCCGAGGGGCTTCTCCTGCCCGAGATCGTCGATAGCCCCGGCCGGATTGTCATGGGCGAATCCCTAGCTGAGGAAATCCGGACCATCGGGGCAGGGGGCGCGGTACTTTGCTCACTTCACCAGGGTAACTGGGAACTCCTTGCCGTTGGCAGCATCGGCCTGGGAAAGCCCGTTGCCGGCGTCTATCGCCCGCTTAAGAATCCCCTCTCCGAGGCTTATTTTCGCTCCCGGCGGGAAAAGGCCTATCCCGGCGGGTTGGTTGCTGCCGGAACCTCCTCCGTCCTTCACTTGCGCTCGCTTGCCCGTGGCGGCGTGGCAATTGCCATGATGGCCGACTTGCCGGATGGCACCGGCATCGTCGCTCCCTTCTTCGGCCACTCCGCGTTGCTGTCTAAGTTGCCCGTTACCCTCGCCAGACGCCTGGGGCTGCCGCTCGTGGTGGCGCATTGCCAACGTACCGACGGTGCGCATTTTCGAATCGACGGTGAGCGGATTGAACTTCCGCATACCGAGGATGCGGATGCAGATGTCGAACAGGCCACGCTTGCCCTGCACGCCGTGTTCGAGACCTGGATCCGGAATGCGCCGGGGCAATGGATGTGGGCAACCCGCAAATGGCCAAAGCTGGAGTTCCGCACCCCTTCGGCGGAGTGA
- a CDS encoding AEC family transporter — MTKVLALAMPFFGIILIGFLAGKLARLPRAGLAWLDFYLIYVALPALFFDILSRTPLEELARGSFALATTTSTFLTFLIALLVGRMLTGAGMRVAALQGLVGSYANVGYMGPALTLSALGSAAAAPTALIFCFDVVLIFSLLPTMMAVFGEEERPMGATAMLILRRILTHPFILGSIAGVLGSASGVDIPDAVGTTVSMLRASAAPAALFSIGVTVALQPASQPHRELPALVAIKLLVHPLMAWTMVTLVGGFPPVWVYAAVLMACLPPAATCYAAAQQYRLYVEQSASGILLGTAVSVVTVTATLYLVTHDLVPVFAP; from the coding sequence ATGACCAAGGTTCTGGCATTGGCCATGCCGTTTTTCGGCATCATTCTCATCGGCTTTCTGGCAGGGAAACTCGCTCGTCTGCCCCGCGCAGGCCTGGCGTGGCTGGACTTCTATCTGATTTATGTCGCTCTACCGGCGCTGTTCTTCGACATCCTGTCGCGGACGCCCCTTGAGGAATTGGCCCGCGGCTCCTTCGCGCTTGCCACAACGACCTCCACATTCCTCACCTTCCTGATCGCCCTTCTTGTCGGTCGAATGCTGACCGGAGCCGGCATGCGCGTTGCCGCGCTGCAGGGTCTTGTCGGCTCCTACGCCAACGTCGGCTACATGGGCCCGGCACTGACGCTATCGGCGCTCGGCAGCGCCGCCGCCGCGCCGACGGCGCTGATCTTCTGCTTCGATGTGGTTCTCATCTTCTCCCTGCTGCCGACGATGATGGCGGTCTTCGGCGAAGAGGAGCGGCCGATGGGGGCCACCGCGATGCTCATCCTGCGCAGGATTCTCACGCATCCCTTCATTCTCGGCAGCATAGCCGGCGTGTTGGGCTCCGCTTCCGGAGTCGATATTCCGGATGCAGTCGGCACGACCGTTTCGATGTTGCGCGCTTCCGCTGCGCCGGCAGCGCTGTTCTCGATCGGAGTGACCGTCGCCCTGCAACCGGCCAGCCAGCCGCATCGCGAATTGCCGGCCCTGGTCGCCATCAAGCTTCTGGTCCATCCGTTGATGGCCTGGACCATGGTGACGCTCGTTGGCGGTTTTCCGCCAGTCTGGGTTTATGCGGCCGTGCTGATGGCCTGTTTGCCGCCGGCAGCGACCTGCTACGCCGCCGCGCAGCAGTACCGGCTCTATGTCGAGCAGTCAGCCAGCGGCATCCTGCTCGGCACCGCCGTCTCGGTGGTGACCGTTACGGCAACGCTCTATCTGGTGACCCACGATCTGGTGCCGGTCTTTGCCCCGTAA